DNA sequence from the Catharus ustulatus isolate bCatUst1 chromosome 7, bCatUst1.pri.v2, whole genome shotgun sequence genome:
TTTTTTGAGTCTTGGTTAACACAGGTGCCTCTGCTTTAACAGGTATAGGACATTCCAGGAAGCTCCCATCTGGGTTTGAGCTTTCTATTTGTTTCTACATTATCCCATATTGGATCATTAAGAGAACCATGATGTATGATTTTTCATTGAACTGAAACACTCTAGAATGATGAAGAATTGCCTTCTCTAAAAAGCATTTTGTGGTGGTACTGTAAATTCAACAATTGATATAGAGGAGCCCACTTTGAGGCATCAAAGTTCTTTCCAAGGTAATACTTCAGCATTTTATGCTGTTCTAAGAGGACAACATAAACACAGGagttcaaattaaaaaataaaattaaattaactaaGACAAAAGAAGCCTAGAGCTGGCAAACAGATGAAGATCCCTTTCTTCCACCCAGTGCTCTTCTGACCTCACACAGCCCTCAGCTGTTCTCTCACATTCCAGCAAGCATTTAAGCACCCAAATCCCAACCATTTCTGTAAGAGTTGAGAGGGAAAGGTAGGATTTTACAACAGTCAATATATCAACGTGCTTTTTCCATGCAGTTCTCAGTTCCTATCATCAGTGAAACCAATCATTTTCTGGCTCTAATCAACTCTCCCATTCTTTCAGAGTTGCAACATCAACTGTGCATCATTTGAGCAGCAATATCTGCCTTCAGTTTCCCCAGCCAGGAATCCACACAGTGATTTGGACAGCCAAAATGATTCAGTGCTAAGCAATTTCATGCCCCAAAGCAGGCTCTTCCTCCTAAACTGGTAACAAGtgcagcttctgctgcaggGTAACAGGCAGGTTGCTGATGAATGGGAACAAGCCAGTCATTAACTCAACTTATGCTCTCCCAGCTGAGAACACACTACATTTGCTGGagtgggggggtggggggaagctTGTTAAAACAATTATCTGTGTCCTctgacagagaaagaaattaaaggagaaaGAGCTTGAGAACTGACTTGCTGCATTTTTGAGGTGGTTTGCTCATTCGGCTACATCCAGAGGGCCAGGAAACTGTTTATTATCTTTCAGTCACTCCCCAGCAAGCAGAATGAATtacaaaaaagccaaacccacGACTTTGCAAAGCTGTgaaacagcacaggcagccctaAAGAGTTAGGATTAATCTGAAGTCTTAATTGATTTACACACACAAGGCAATTCTACACTGAAACAGTTTGGGCAAGAGAGCACTGGATATATCTCACTTGAAAACTTGAATCTTACTGAAGAGATTTCCAGCAGCACAATGGATTTGCATGACAGAGGTCTTGGAAATTTCCCAGCACAAAATGCCTGCAATAAGCACAGGATGCCATGCAGGAACTGCAATgcaccagcagcagagatgacTTGGGCAACAAGGAAAAATCCAACTCACAACAAATCGATggctctttgctttctttcttacAGCAGCACTTGAAGCATTTCCTCATCACCATGAATATGTAGGCAAAGATGACAAAGGGGAAGGGGATGGTCAGGCGACTGCAGTACTCCTGGACCAGGAAGAAACGCTGAAACTTCCACACCTGGTCATTGTTCTCTTGCACTGATCCAACAGTGTAACTAATGGGAAAGACAGAATACACCCAGGATTAGTTGTTTTCCAAACTGCTGCATCAGAACCAAGAAGAGAGCATTCTTCTGCTGTACCAGGGCATGGTTTCAtagtcacagaatcccagagtggtttggctTGGGAgtgaccttaaagctcatcccattcctaccccctgccataggcagggacaccttccactgtcccaggctgttccaagccccagtgtccagcctggccttggacacttccagggatccaggggcagccacagcttctctgggcaccctgtgccagggcctgcccaccctcccagggaacaattccttcccaatatcccatccatccctcccctctggcagtggaagaagccattccctgtgtcctgtctctccatcccttgtccccagtccctctccagctctcctggagcccctctaggtcctggaaggggctctgagctctccctgaagccttctcttttccaggtgagcacccacagctccagagcagcgGGGCTCCACCCTTGGAGTATCTCTCCACTGGActcattccagcagctcccggTCCTTCTGATAGGGGCCCCAGCCATTCTGAAGGTGGTAATTTTCATTGACTAGGAGGTTACTTAGTTTGTTCTTCTCAGAGAGTCATTTGCAAATGGGAGGAACTAAGTAGAAAAACACCCCTTGAAGTTAcaaataaactggaaaaaatctgaatagGAAGAAAACACTCCATATACTTTTACAGCCTCAGCTCTAAGCAATCCTCCTCTAGCCTAGAAACATGAGAACAGGATGCTTCTTCACAAGATATTGTGTCTTATTAATTGAGCAGATAACTTCTTTCTtcgggaaaaaaaatcccaaacctaaAACTAGAATACTTtcaaaaaatgtaaatgctcTGGTGATTTTTAGTGGAGGTATTAAGGACACTCCAGGCATGGATCAAATCCACAAAGCACTGTATGAACCCAGCAAAGCAACAACCACGGGaggaagcagctcccaggctgcctGACCTTTCAGTGTGACATTAAGTGGCAGATGGATGCTCCCAAAATGCCTCTGCTGAGAGCCTAATGGACCTTTACATGAGATAAATGAAAACCTTCACTTGGTGGAAATTCTCCTTTTGTTTAAAAGATAAATGTAACAGGCAAAAACGAGAGCATTTGTTACTGGTGTAAACAGCATAAACTAGAGCATTTACCATTAGGTGCTGTTAAAGTAAGTGTTCTAGCAAATACTAAGGGTTTTTAGGGTAGAGCTGGCTTACTGCTACACTTTCCTTCATTATTGTGAGGTACTCACACCCTTTCTAGGGAGCATGAGCGTGCTTGtctgtccccaggcacagaTATGCTGTACTCATCCTGGCTGCCTTgccaaaaataacatttccaaCTGTCTTTAGATCAGCCTGGGGAGAAAGGCTCAGAGCTAAGGGGAGAGCAGAACCTAAATCTGAGGCATTCTCAACCAAACATCTCAGGCCAGCAAACTCAGGCAGTGTCATTCAGATGAGAGATCCTCTTGAGCAGCACCAAGAGCCCCGTCAATCATCCTGCTGCCAAAGCAACCTCCTGCCAAGGTACCATCAAAACACAAGAATAAATCTAGTGGTCCTCAAGAGTGGTGGCCAGAGGTCTCGACTGCTCTTGTTGTAAGTGAGTGTAAAGCAGAAaaggagcaggctgggaatgggaacagagCCACAGCACTAATCCAGCTGCATTCCCCAGTGAGACTTGAAGGCAGCACACCCCCAAAGTCTGATCTGAAGGACTTTCCATGATTAAATCAACTCCGTGTCAGAGCTTGCAGCAGATGCAACAAAGATTTCTGAAAGAAGCTGAGGAAGATGTTCCCTGCCCTTGTTGGTCTAGAGGTGATGGCACTTCTCAAGACAAAGTCCTTTTGTATGTCCCAAGGGAAGTGGCCCATCGCCTGTGGTCTAAGGCAGAACAATAAATGGCAGGTCCATCAAGGCAGTATCAGACCCATCCTCACCATGCAGCAGATCAGCTTAGTAAAACTACAGTGTCCTGAAGAGTGACAGTAACTCATTTATTCACTCTAGTGAGGTCACTGGGGCAGCAACTCACACTTGGTAAGGCCCTGACCCAGCATCACCCCGTGTGTGACCCACTGGGGTCCACACCATGCCCACTGTGCAGAGGATGCTTTTAGAGATGGAGGCAAAGAACAGGCAGCAGTCCCTCCCCAGGACACTGCCCCAGCTtcccccaggctgctgtgacaGATGCAGAGGCAAGGGCTGGCTTCCTGCTGTCTTCCAGCACACTCCACCCCCTTTCCCAGAGATGTGTCAGTCCAGAGATGACCAGGAAGCCGTGGCTCCTTTGTTACGCACCCGAACATGGCCACAAGCAGGTTCACAAGCAGGATGTTGGTGGAGAGCATGTAAATGCACACCAGGGGAATGGTGATCCACTCGGGGAAGCGAGGCTGGTTGTTGGCATCCAGCTCCACACACAAGGGCTTGGACTCGTTCCCAGAAAAAGTGCAGTGGTCAAAGTTGTAGGTGGTACCTGAGAGGGTGAGAGGGGAGAGCAGACAGTGAGCTCCTCATTCTGCTGGGCTcaaccccagctcctgccctcatCCCTGTGACCTCCTCTGTCCCTTGGAGGCAAGAGGTCAGCACAGCGCTGGATAACCTCTAGAAGGACAGAGCCTTTCCCCCACTCAGGAGAGACGTCCCCAGAAGATGAATACCATCAATGTCATCAGGGTACTGGCCAAACATGGCCAGGTAGGGCTCGTAGATGACCGAGCGGAAGATCCACTCCCAGCGGTGCTCGTTCTTCCTCAGGATGCCTTGCCTGGCCACACCAAAGGCCACCATCCACACAGcgaagaggaagaggaagaagaagacaTCTATCATCTGACAAAGGACAACAGGCATCAGTCAGTGCCCCACTGCAGGTCTGCTGCAAGCCACACATGGATAGCTTTTCTGCTGCTAATTTCACCAACACACATGTTAATAATTGACCACTCCCATTCAGAGaacttccaaaatatttatgcaaCCATAACAGCAAGGTATGTTTTGGAATACAGAATATCCTCCTGGCATTAAACAGGCTCCACAAAAGCCAGAACCAGGTACAAGGACTGTGGCTCACCTCACCTCACTCCATGAGGTGAAAGCTTCTGGAATTGCCACTCTGGGTGGCTTCCAAGCAGCATTTAGAGCCCAGACACTTTGACTAATGGTTTCATGAATTTCTAGCACTGTAGGAGAGGCTCCTCACCACCCTCTTCCTCAGGTACTCGTGGGATGGATGTAGTGGAGGACCAAAATCCTCCTGCTGTACCATCTATTATCACTGTCTCCTTTGGGGAAAACTCATGGCAGCAACAGAAATACCACTGAAATGCCTGAGGCATGGAAGACAAAAGCTACCAGAAAGCAAATTTCCTCTGCTGTTCTTCAGCCTGATCTTTATTCTTTCccttcacacagaaaaaatgcCCTGTTCTTAATTAGGTCCCATTTAAACCTTAATTCATCCTGTTTAGCAGATTTAACTTGCTGCCATCATCAGAACGTTGTTATTTCACTCttaaggaggaagggaaaaaaaagtgtcacATCATTTATTTAGACTCTCTTGAATAGCTGCCAGAATCTTACCATCCTCTGCAGCATAATAATTTTGGGTCCTAGATTCCTGCTAACTGTGAAAATATGGATGAGCCTCAGGGTAAAAACTATGTAGtccaaacagaaaattactCTCCCGGAATACCAAGAGCTTTCATCAGAGTGAAGCCTGATGgagacagcaaaagaaaacaaagagaagccTTGGGTGAACCATGCAGAAATCAGGTTAAAACACACTGAAACATTGAAATGGAGAGTGGAAAGTGAGTAATTggaaagcagagcacagctACCCAGGGCCCTGTGGCCTCCCCCACCTAATGACAGGTGACAGAGATGGTTAATGTACACCTCCTTTACACCTTTCTTCCTGACATGCATCATCCCTGTGTTTTTCCCTTATCCTAATGCTATTAACAGCAAAGAAATTTGTACCTGCAGCTACTCCCACAGCCCTCTGAAACCACCACAGTGCAACAGCTGCTCCACTGCTGTTGGGGAGGATGAACATTACACTGAGGCAACAAGGACTAAGCTACAGCTGACTGAACAATTGCTTTGGAAAGTGcttttttcatcatttctttGCCAAGGTTTTTAACTCACCCCATcatgttttttgggttttttttagtcaACACTTGTCAGTACTGGGGCCTTCATAAAGAGAATTTCATGAACACATagctccccaaaatttcattacaGTTTGCAGCCAAACCCCACCAAGGAAGCAAAGCCATAACACAGACATAAGAGAAGGCATTACTCACCTGAACACAATCCCTGCTATGAAGTAGAAGATTGCAAGGGTATCCATAACATTCCACAGGTCTGAGAAATACTTGCTGCCGTTCATGTACCactgagaagagaaaagaacagaCAGTAACCCCCACACAGCACAGTTCCCTTGCCCAATTAACTTTTTGTCACACAAAGGTAACACCAGAGTTCAGATGGCTTTCAATTTCCCCAGGAAGAGGGGTTTAACGTATCCAGCAACGCCACAAGTTACTGGCAGCCTGCTTTCTTGGGTCTTGGTGTGACCCAGGCAACACtgtgggaggagggggggtCACAGTGCAAGGGTAGCTGATGCATCCTGGCTTCTCTCCCTTCACAGAACACATTCACTAATCTGCCCCCGGCTACATGCCCATGATTTGGAACCAAGATGCAGATTTAATTTATTCTTCTAATTACATAGCTCTCTATTTCTGAATTGCAAGTCTAGTGAGAATCCCTGCCCATTCCCAGACTGActggcacagcagcctggaTCCTTAGTACAAGAACCAACTTCTGGAGTAAATTCAGAGGTGACTCATAAGGACAAGAAGCTTAATCAGGACAAACTACTGCAAGGTCTGGAGAAATAAACTGCACCCCCAATcataattaatttcaattttcattgAAATAATCAAATCTTTGAAGAGTTGTGCTCAATGAACATCCAACTGGCATATGCAAGGAAGGCAGTTCTGCCCTTAGTACTTCTATGGCAAACAGAAATCAAATGGTGTTTTCTCCTAGGTGCTGTCTCTGCCTAGCAGCTCCCTGAATGAAACATCTGGGACTGAGGTACAGGTCAGTCCTCCAAATTCCAAGCTCAGAGCTAAAAGTGCACAGAGGTTCTGTCCAGactctttctccactggagaAAACAGGGCTTTTCTTCACACCCCACCACTCTACCCACTCACCTGGCTGGAGGCTACCCTCCATGTAGCTAAGGAGCCAACAGGGAAAAGGCCTCTCCCATCTCACTATGGCCATGACAGCTCTAAACAagacagggagcagctccagctacTTACAGATCCCTGGGACCACCAGAAGGGAAAGCAGGGCTTACAGTTCAGAGATTGTTGCAGACCAAGGGCTGATTTCTCCCCAGAACTGGTTATCCAACTGCAGCAGCTACAGTGGGACCGCAGGCAAGCTGCTCTGACCTTGCCTTGGgtgtgaaaacaaaatctgagatacagtggtttttttcctttaaatataaAGGCCACAGACATAAATTTGATGCAGAGTTAGACCAATGTACACATGGCCTATCTCAGAGGAAGCCAGGGAGGAATTTTCCTGAGAAGTTTAGAGGACTGGGACACTGCTCTGCATTCTGCTCCATTTCTCCTCCTCAGGAAAACAGCTTTGCAGCCAGAACACTGCCTTCAGATAACTTTAAATCTTCAAATTTAGCTGCCTCCACTGCCAAATTGATACAGTCTGGCTACCAGTTACTAATGGGAACTGCAGCAGTTCTACCTGCTCAGGGTAGTGAGAAAAAGGGACATAGTTAGGAAAATAAGGGTTCTATCCCTAAGGCTTTCCCCAGGGCTTTTGCTGGGTATACACAGGATGTGCAAGGACAGGTCCAGAGACACCAGAACCTAAATCAGCAGAAACAAACACTCCATTAGTGTTTTTGTGGCAAAAAAAGTCTTTtacttttcccccattttcttAGCAAGTAAAGCCATTAACAGGTTTCCACCTTGActattaaaaagggaaaagaccACAATAACAGCAGCATCAGAAATGTCATCTGCGCTCACGTAAAAACCGTTCTTTCAGGGTGGGATGATCCAGCAGATCACCCACAAACACTAATGAGGTGACTCGGGCCCTACAGGAGAGTCAGAAAGCAGCACTGCACCAAACCCACACCCACTGCTCTTCTGactcccccagcagctcccactgctctgaTCACAGACTGGCAGAGACCAGCTTGCCCCAAACCCACCAGATTCCACATCAAGTCAGGAGGAGATAGCAGCTAAGTGGCCAGCTATACAGGCAGTCCCACATGCTGTTCCCACACCACAGGTAACCCAAAGCTGGTCCCTGAGACTACACTAAACCAGTAAAAACCATATAGATGATTAAAAGCTTAATAGAAATGCATAAAAACACGTGGCTTactggtaaaataaaaaataaagggggTGAAATGtagaggagagaggaaggaatgaCTTAATCTAAAGGTATGCACCAAGATAAATGTGCTAAAATCAAACCCTTTATTATCAACTACCTTGGCAAGCCAAGCATTCCAGGGAAACATCTGCACTGACATCAGTTTATCCTCTTGGTGCACAGACACTGCACCTACAGGGTCACAAGCAGGAATcatcagaggaaaaaatccctcactgagccctgagctgcctgaGCATCTCTGCTAGGAATTGGTTCCACTGAGCACCAGCCTGCACTGCCTTAGAGGGGAAAAACCACAAGGCTGTGGCTCTGACACTAAACTTTCTGGGGTTGCAAGCGCTGCCTACTTGTCTCACTTCATCACAAAGCAGAATGAAGACCAGCACGTATAGGATGATCTCCAGGGCCGTGGGTTCCTTCTGGAAATCCATAAGCAGCACGTATGCGAAGAGCAACAGGAAAGCAATGTAGAAAATGACGTTCCAGGAGAACACCACAAAGGGGGAGGTGAAGAAAGACACATAATATAAGAAGAGTTTCTTAGTCTTCTCCACAGGCTTTTTCCTGAGGAATtagaagagggaaaagcagagcttttaTGCCTGGAAACGTTCAAAGTGAAAGAGAGAAGGGTGCAAAGTCTAGCTCATGGTGTTACTCTAGAGGTAAGAACATCCTGCATCTACTGCCCTCAGGCAGTAAACTGGTACATCTTCCAACTTGGATGGGCCTTGGAGACACCAGGGAtagtgaaaagtgtccctgctcatggcaggggttggagcAAGGtaagctttaaggtcccttccaacccaaaccatcctatgattctatCATCTTAAATCCAAGAGCAGTGAAACACAAACTGTCAAAAGCTCATTTGGCTTTATAAGACCTTTATCTAGGACTGACTGAACACTAGAACAGCTTCCCCAGAGTCACTGTAGAGTCTCCACCCTTGGAGGCATCCAAGACCAGACACAgtcctgggcaacctgctccagctgtccctgtctGAGCACAGcgttggactggatgatctccagcCAGCCTAACTTGCTCTAAGATTCTACAATTAATTAACTTGCTTTCCCTCTGAAAATTTTCCCACTAATGAGAAGTCAGTTGATTACCTGAATGAGATGAAACCACAGCCtattaaagggaaaaagaacaGGCACAGTATAATCTTCCAGTTCTTAGTGTCTCTTGAAATCTCTCCATACCACtgtttggaaaggaaattcTGCAGGGAAGAAGGAAACACCCTCATTTGGTctaacagcaacaaaataaacTAGGAATGCTATTTTAGAACATTTGATTTGgtaaaaataaaccccaaacgTTGAAATTTCAATCAAAATACTAGATTGCATCAGTAACAACATGCTGGCTCCTTAGGGCAGCCATCCTCCACCTGCATAATGAGAGCTAAAAATGAGGCTGAGCAGGACTTGACCTGATTGATGAAACACTTATAAACCATTGCATTATATGCAGTGCTCATCCATGCTGGGTGTTACATCCACACCATGCATGCCCAAAGCAGAAATCACCTCAGGCAGTATTTATTACCCAGTTCATTATGATTTATAGCCCCAAGGCaagacttttttcctcctgatttaCATTTGTGGCTAGAGGAGCCACATGCCCTGTTAGAGCACAAGAGGTGCAGTGACCTGCACTCCTTTCCTTCACTGCCATTACCTGCACACCTGGCTGGGCAATAAACTGCTGGTCTCTGGCTTCCACTGCTAGCTCCAGACAGTTGCTCCCTCCCCAGGCTTCACAGGTATAagtgagcagctgctcagccaggTCTTCGTCGTTGCTGTAGCACTCGGTGAAAAGCTCTGGAGGAAAGAAGCAGCTCCACACTGAGCTCCAGTTTCAATCCCACACCAACTTGGGTGCAAATATCATCAGTGTAAGGTTTGTAATATCAAAGCACGCAGACAAGAACccttttcatgttttcagcactgcagaatGACTGTGCATCCCTTTACAACCCCACTTGCACATCTTCAACTTTTGATACAAAATTCATGTCTGGATGGAAAACTAACACTAAATCACACAGAGCATTTAGTTCTGCACTAAAAAATTGagtttaaaaagttaatttcctTAAATAACTCAGCAAATCTACAGGTTTCATCCTCTTTTGTTAAATTCGACACAGATCTAATGAATTATAGTCAGTCCAAAATTAACAGTTGAAAAAGTCAGGATCTGATGCTTTTTCACTGGGAAAGGCACTGTTCACTCCTTAGTGTCTTGCTAAATCATCAGACCTGAGGGATGCACATacctttttaaaagtttatttaagcattttttggtttgtggaaTAGGAGATACTCTCTGGAAACAAGCAAGAtatttccagcatttccagcatGGCCTTGAGCTGGTCCTTataaagtcacagaatcatcaatCTACTTTTTACCCGTGAATTGTTCTCACTTCCCAAAAGCACTCCCAGAAATCTGAAAGATGGTTTTTCCCAACATGAATACTACCAGTACTTGtggaattttccctttttccataCTCTCCTTCCTGTTTGTGGGCACCCCTCTTCAGCCTTGCCAGTAGAGCTAAGTAGCTTTTCTTCCCCATAAAGCAATTCTCtacacccccaaaaaaaacgCACTTCACAACACCCATCTTTTGAAACCAAGCTCTTAAGACATGAAACAAAATGTCTACGGGGAACAAATGGTGTGGAAGGAATTTCCAAGAAGTAAAATCACATGttgacattaaaaatgtatttaatgttGGATATCTAGTTTTTAATTCCCTGGTCTCACCCTTCCCACTACATTTCTAAAGGGCTCACAGAGCAGGCACTTACCTACTGCTCTTGTCTCATACTCGTTAGCGAGTTCCTCAGACTCACCAGCAGCATTTATATCATTCTTCACCTTGGCCATGCTTTTCAGGAGCTTACTGGCCCCCAGGGCTGCCAAAGTGCAGCCTCTGGTCTGTGGAGAGAGAGTCACGCAAATCCCTCTGAGAAGGGAACATGATCCTGAAAccacaatggtttgggttgcaaaggaccttaaagaccatctcatCCCAATCCCCTACCACAGGCAGgaatcctttaaaaattatcctCCATTTTGCAGCTTCTCAGTTCCAGTCCAGAATGATCTATTTGATTCTACAATCCTTAAATTACTGTCTAATCCAAATTAGAAACTGTATTTCCATCAAACACCTGGAACCAGAACCCATCCATGCTGTGGAACGGGTGGGAACTCGGCATCCCAGCTTAAGCACAGATGACAACACACAATGGATGTTGACTGCTGACTCACACATAGCCTTAGGAAAGGGAAGTATGAAGTCCACACCCAGACACAAAATGGGTAAAACCTACTGGGAGTCATCTAGCAATTATCTCTTGTGGTGGTATGTTGGAAGCTGCATGTGGAGCCTTCAAAGGCCAATAAACCAAAGACACAGAACTCCACTGCACTAATAGCAGAGAGGAATTAAGGAGAACTTACTTGTTCCCAAATGACTTTGGACAACTCTTTCTTGTTCTGAAGGACTGACCAAATAAACAGAGCTTGCAATGGGTGCCTTGTGATAGGACACTCCTCCTGAAAGAGAGCAGAACTCGGATCTAAGCTCAGCCAATGTTTTCAACTGGAACAAATCCGAGCTTGGACTCTcctgcttttgtattttcttcctttcacagCCACCCCACCAATCCCTTCTCTCAGCTCTCTGCCAGTTGTCACACACTACTGTGAGTTagattatatttaatatttctattaaatttCGTATTTGACAAGGGAGAATCaacctccctttttttcctgaagctggCATTAAAGAATATTTGCATAAAAGGCCCTTCCTGCTTTAAGCACCACAGTCCAGATAACCTCATTTACAGCAGGATCAAACTGCTCATCACTCACCGAAAGCTCTATCTCCGTCTCATCCTTGCtgtttttgtaatattttttgaaaCCTCTCCGGAAATCCTCCACCATCTTCCACACAAAGGTGAGGAGGGCATCGTTGTAGGAGTTCTTAGCTATCTGCAGGTTCTTGAACACCAGGCTGCTGAAGTTGTTGGTGTACAGCTCCCTCAGGACCTCTGTGGTGAGGAACTTGCGCAGATTCAAGCCATTTTCCAGGAAGAGCCGGACAAATTTGGGCCTGTCTTTCACCAGGGCTGTGAACATCACATCCTGGAGGTCAGCAGActggaagaaatggaaaaacaaatgttAGGGATCATGTGAGACATGAAATCTTATCTAAGGCCTGACACACGGCCACTGACACATTTTCATCAgaatcaggtttttttctgtacacaACTGCCTTGGCTGGCTAGCCCAGAACATTTCTGGCATGGGCAGATCACCTCTGCAACCAGTGATCATAGAATGGATCATCATGGATGATGGATCATGGCTTTAcggaatatcctgagttggaaaggacccacaaggatcatcaagtccaacacccctggccctgcacagacaccccaacaatcccaccctgtgcaccCTTGAGAGCagtgtccaaaccctcctggagctctggcagcctcggggctgtgcccattccctggggagcctgggcagtgcccagcaccctctgggggaagagcCTTTCCCTGATCTGACgctgccctgacacagctccagctgctccctggggtcctgtccctgtcacagtaAGCAGAGATGAGAGCTGTCCTTTGTGAGCAGCTCCCAAGGAGGTCTGAccccctcttctccaggctgaatggAAGGGGACACTCAGTGCAGCAGCCACAGACACTCTCTTAACACAGAGGCTGAGGTGCTGAGAGTGGTTCCTGCTGGGATGTGtccctcccacagctccctgcactcACTCAGACGGGGGCTGTACCTCCCAGTTTCGGTCATTGGTGAAGATCTCATCGCTGGCCAGGTCCAGCTGGTtccactccagcagcagcttcagctgccCATTCCAGTTATCCCTGTCATGCTCATTGGTGCTGaaagctgcagaggaggaaCAGCCTCTGGGTAAAGACCAGGCATATTTATCATCTCTGCTTCTCACACTACCAGGACAAGATCCTTCCAAGTGGCCTTCTCCAGATTCATGCGCCTCTTCccagctgggggctgggggattCTGGAGGCTCAGGGATACATTTATATCCAAGACAGGccacagaggagctgccaggagcgCCTCAAAACCAAGATCAGCACAATTCTGCTGTCAGGCTCCTCAGAGTCCTGCACCCTCTACACAAGAGAAATTCTGCAGGATTCCCAGTGGGGCCCTACCAGCATCCCCAGGCTCTCCAAAATGCCTTCCCAATTACCTGGCTTGGATCTTGCCCACACTGAGAGatcccacactgctgctgcgGCCTGCCCACACCCCTTCAGAGGAACACAGGCTCCACactgtggcaggagctgagctctaGGGAGATGGCACAGCTCTAAGGAAACCTGTTCTAGAGAATAAATAGCCtcccttttccatttattttcaaatccccaaacaaatccagaaaaacAATTACTTGCCTTTGTACAGGGCAAAGGAAATGGCATTGCTCACAATTTCATCTCCAGCTTCTTCTATTTTGATCACTGTCAGTAAATGAGGGCTCTCAAGGA
Encoded proteins:
- the TRPM8 gene encoding transient receptor potential cation channel subfamily M member 8, encoding MIAEGVLGHILETLVSMGSMRHRRNGNFESSRLLYSSMSRSIDVACSDADLANFIQENFKKRECVFFTKDTKSMGNLCKCGYPENQHIEGTQVNTTEKWNYKKHTKELPTDAFGDIQFENLGKRGKYIRLSCDTDSETLYDLMTQHWHLKTPNLVISVTGGAKNFALKPRMRKIFSRLIYIAQSKGAWIFTGGTHYGLMKYIGEVVRDNTISRSSEENVVAIGIAAWGMISNRETLIRTADSDGSYLAHYIMDDLKRDPLYCLDNNHTHLLLVDNGTHGHPTIEAKVRTQLEKYISERVIPESNYGGKIPIVCFAQGGGKETLKSINVAIKSKIPCVVVEGSGRIADVIASLVEAEGTLASSCVKESLLRFLPRTISRLSEEETESWIKWIKEVLESPHLLTVIKIEEAGDEIVSNAISFALYKAFSTNEHDRDNWNGQLKLLLEWNQLDLASDEIFTNDRNWESADLQDVMFTALVKDRPKFVRLFLENGLNLRKFLTTEVLRELYTNNFSSLVFKNLQIAKNSYNDALLTFVWKMVEDFRRGFKKYYKNSKDETEIELSEECPITRHPLQALFIWSVLQNKKELSKVIWEQTRGCTLAALGASKLLKSMAKVKNDINAAGESEELANEYETRAVELFTECYSNDEDLAEQLLTYTCEAWGGSNCLELAVEARDQQFIAQPGVQNFLSKQWYGEISRDTKNWKIILCLFFFPLIGCGFISFRKKPVEKTKKLFLYYVSFFTSPFVVFSWNVIFYIAFLLLFAYVLLMDFQKEPTALEIILYVLVFILLCDEVRQWYMNGSKYFSDLWNVMDTLAIFYFIAGIVFRLHSDESSWYSGRVIFCLDYIVFTLRLIHIFTVSRNLGPKIIMLQRMMIDVFFFLFLFAVWMVAFGVARQGILRKNEHRWEWIFRSVIYEPYLAMFGQYPDDIDGTTYNFDHCTFSGNESKPLCVELDANNQPRFPEWITIPLVCIYMLSTNILLVNLLVAMFGYTVGSVQENNDQVWKFQRFFLVQEYCSRLTIPFPFVIFAYIFMVMRKCFKCCCKKESKEPSICCSRNEDNEILAWEAVMKENYLVKINTKANDSSEEMVHRFRQLDAKLSDLKSLLKEISGKIK